The proteins below are encoded in one region of Telopea speciosissima isolate NSW1024214 ecotype Mountain lineage chromosome 10, Tspe_v1, whole genome shotgun sequence:
- the LOC122642993 gene encoding peroxidase A2-like isoform X2 gives MIRGSTGQLNASFYADTCPNVLTIVNQTIENASLTDPRIGASLIRLHFHDCFVDGCDGSILLDNSSTIQTEKDAGPNNNSARGFDVVDNIKSALETACPGVVSCADILAISAEVAVVLAGGPSWTVLLGRRDSLTANLTGANTAIPAPSENLTTLTGKFSAVGLNTTDLVSLSGAHTFGRAQCRTFINRLYNFSGTGSPDPTLNTTYLATLQQICPQGGNGSVITNLDLTTPDGFDNNYFSNLETNEGLLQSDQELYSTSGADTISIVANFSSNQTAFFESFAQSMIKMGNISPLTGTNGEIRLDCKVVNGVSIFGSDDDALISSS, from the exons atgatcAGAGGATCAACAGGTCAGTTGAATGCCAGTTTTTACGCAGATACATGCCCTAACGTCCTCACCATCGTCAATCAAACCATCGAAAATGCGTCACTGACGGATCCTCGAATCGGTGCTAGCCTCATTCGACTTCATTTCCATGATTGTTTCGTCGAT GGCTGTGATGGATCAATTCTGTTGGACAATAGCAGTACCATACAGACAGAGAAAGATGCCGGCCCCAATAACAACTCGGCTAGAGGATTTGATGTTGTTGATAACATTAAGAGTGCTTTAGAGACTGCATGCCCAGGTGTTGTCTCCTGTGCTGACATTCTAGCCATTTCAGCCGAAGTAGCTGTGGTTTTG GCAGGAGGTCCTTCTTGGACAGTGCTACTTGGAAGAAGAGATAGCTTAACAGCAAATCTAACCGGTGCCAATACTGCTATTCCGGCTCCCTCTGAAAACCTCACAACTCTTACGGGCAAGTTCTCGGCTGTCGGCCTTAACACCACAGATCTTGTTTCACTATCTG GTGCCCACACATTTGGACGTGCTCAGTGTCGAACATTCATTAATCGACTCTACAATTTCAGTGGTACGGGTAGTCCTGACCCGACTCTCAATACGACTTACTTGGCGACACTCCAACAAATCTGCCCCCAAGGTGGAAATGGGTCTGTCATAACCAACCTAGACCTGACCACACCCGATGGATTCGATAATAACTATTTCTCTAACCTTGAAACAAACGAAGGTCTACTCCAAAGTGATCAAGAATTGTATTCGACTTCGGGTGCGGATACTATCTCCATCGTTGCCAACTTCAGCAGCAATCAAACCGCTTTCTTTGAAAGCTTTGCTCAATCCATGATTAAAATGGGAAATATCAGCCCGTTAACGGGGACCAACGGAGAGATCCGATTGGACTGCAAAGTAGTTAATGGAGTTTCAATATTTGGGTCAGATGATGATGCTTTAATTAGCTCCAGCTGA
- the LOC122642993 gene encoding peroxidase A2-like isoform X1, with protein MSLSLKMSSSTTSTMELALLLFLLSMLMMIRGSTGQLNASFYADTCPNVLTIVNQTIENASLTDPRIGASLIRLHFHDCFVDGCDGSILLDNSSTIQTEKDAGPNNNSARGFDVVDNIKSALETACPGVVSCADILAISAEVAVVLAGGPSWTVLLGRRDSLTANLTGANTAIPAPSENLTTLTGKFSAVGLNTTDLVSLSGAHTFGRAQCRTFINRLYNFSGTGSPDPTLNTTYLATLQQICPQGGNGSVITNLDLTTPDGFDNNYFSNLETNEGLLQSDQELYSTSGADTISIVANFSSNQTAFFESFAQSMIKMGNISPLTGTNGEIRLDCKVVNGVSIFGSDDDALISSS; from the exons ATGTCTTTGAGCTTAAAAATGTCTTCTTCCACCACTTCCACAATGGAATtagctcttcttctcttcttgttgtctatgttgatgatgatcAGAGGATCAACAGGTCAGTTGAATGCCAGTTTTTACGCAGATACATGCCCTAACGTCCTCACCATCGTCAATCAAACCATCGAAAATGCGTCACTGACGGATCCTCGAATCGGTGCTAGCCTCATTCGACTTCATTTCCATGATTGTTTCGTCGAT GGCTGTGATGGATCAATTCTGTTGGACAATAGCAGTACCATACAGACAGAGAAAGATGCCGGCCCCAATAACAACTCGGCTAGAGGATTTGATGTTGTTGATAACATTAAGAGTGCTTTAGAGACTGCATGCCCAGGTGTTGTCTCCTGTGCTGACATTCTAGCCATTTCAGCCGAAGTAGCTGTGGTTTTG GCAGGAGGTCCTTCTTGGACAGTGCTACTTGGAAGAAGAGATAGCTTAACAGCAAATCTAACCGGTGCCAATACTGCTATTCCGGCTCCCTCTGAAAACCTCACAACTCTTACGGGCAAGTTCTCGGCTGTCGGCCTTAACACCACAGATCTTGTTTCACTATCTG GTGCCCACACATTTGGACGTGCTCAGTGTCGAACATTCATTAATCGACTCTACAATTTCAGTGGTACGGGTAGTCCTGACCCGACTCTCAATACGACTTACTTGGCGACACTCCAACAAATCTGCCCCCAAGGTGGAAATGGGTCTGTCATAACCAACCTAGACCTGACCACACCCGATGGATTCGATAATAACTATTTCTCTAACCTTGAAACAAACGAAGGTCTACTCCAAAGTGATCAAGAATTGTATTCGACTTCGGGTGCGGATACTATCTCCATCGTTGCCAACTTCAGCAGCAATCAAACCGCTTTCTTTGAAAGCTTTGCTCAATCCATGATTAAAATGGGAAATATCAGCCCGTTAACGGGGACCAACGGAGAGATCCGATTGGACTGCAAAGTAGTTAATGGAGTTTCAATATTTGGGTCAGATGATGATGCTTTAATTAGCTCCAGCTGA